Proteins encoded within one genomic window of Scheffersomyces stipitis CBS 6054 chromosome 3, complete sequence:
- the PIB2 gene encoding Zn finger protein (possibly involved in Phosphatidylinositol 3-phosphate binding~go_function zinc ion binding~go_function zinc ion binding), translating into MSTPPSKQPKFTLASPEKDSSDDEPRENIATVLDETNTNLSNLSNPNANTNPDPTNNNAINGIPNVNSNTNGNITATNNSPINIITDNNNVNSDSVESPADDENGNENKLDGSDLSFTKKDPRKSRTQSFQSVLSTASLKSLKQQALASVPTNNNVNIGTRSSSISHNNLNNLHSNSSNSNPNINATASRNFQSFIQAPVLSSITNLKMEDDIEIGQQLPFTESKVTSQRSRDRATSSTTTAATTNAVSLTNTNATSTVQSKSASDHDEEYEDTIVQQQKLTLNALKKLSLSPMPINTADNSLTRRPLNRASSKPKIDIAESSKESINSSTSAPGSKTRTQEPYQPAEVDLSSFASLTRQPKVATEKLPSPGVASASTSAVTGFGERDSSIFNPNTSTTSNPDSIPTGTPSLSQKRSLPSLPEGEQFVENVATESNAAVRSNSGDVNQTYQHHPQAHQGSQQQYQHSKQDSHHMQLGNRIPSAVVPPQNMNTRRVPSGGFQAPNVYNSHMASQTQQNPHLHYPKANRQLQQIKGFRSPMYVPAVLRMSTLSTVSPTNSNTSGSNPNSPNELSTSPKNGTHYEHDHLNLNEPAATPRSSSRASVKSFDSGISVESSSSTTNQPGSSPFLSLLGKNGNPESYIFRAPPTRKHWVKDEAVLKCGMPFCSKVFNFFERRHHCRKCGGIYCKEHTSHYLYINHLAQFTTGGRGTLSKVCDLCIEEYNDFIQHEFGVNIAHSSSENSSYHSAEHIARTANSNTISNTVAKGSSVGVGVGSAVDTVGPRKDTRSSQTPNPQYLRNGINPGKSHLIGVNANDETNQRSEQAVGSVPANWSWSSF; encoded by the coding sequence ATGTCCACCCCTCCGAGCAAACAGCCGAAGTTCACTCTAGCGTCTCCCGAGAAAGACTCTAGCGACGACGAGCCAAGAGAAAACATAGCTACTGTATTAGACGAAACCAATACAAATCTTTCCAATCTTTCCAACCCAAATGCCAATACGAATCCGGATCCTACTAATAACAATGCTATCAACGGCATCCCTAATGTTAATTCTAATACAAATGGCAATATCACTGCTACCAACAACTCTCCTATCAACATTATCACTGACAACAATAACGTAAACTCAGACTCGGTAGAGTCTCCAGCTGACGACGAAAACGGAAACGAAAACAAGCTCGACGGTTCTGATTTGTCGTTCACCAAGAAAGATCCCCGGAAGTCACGTACTCAGTCATTTCAGTCAGTGCTATCCACAGCTTCGTTAAAGTCATTGAAACAACAGGCCCTAGCAAGTGTTCCCACAAATAACAACGTCAATATTGGCACTCGCAGCAGTAGTATTTCTCACAACAATCTCAATAATCTCCATAGCAACAGCAGTAATTCTAATCCCAATATCAATGCTACTGCTAGTCGCAACTTTCAGTCGTTCATCCAGGCTCCAGTTTTGTCTAGCATCACGAATCTCAAGATGGAAGACGATATCGAGATCGGCCAGCAGTTGCCGTTTACTGAGTCAAAAGTGACTTCTCAGCGCAGTCGTGATCGTGCTACGTCCTCCACAACTACAGCTGCAACTACAAATGCTGTTTCTTTAACAAATACTAATGCCACTTCTACTGTTCAGTCAAAATCTGCACTGGATcatgatgaagaatatgaagacACGATTGTGCAACAACAGAAGCTCACCTTGAACgctttgaagaagctctCGTTGTCTCCTATGCCTATAAATACGGCTGACAATAGTCTTACAAGAAGACCACTCAACAGAGCCAGTTCTAAGCCCAAGATTGACATAGCTGAATCCAGCAAGGAATCAATAAACTCTTCAACATCTGCTCCAGGAAGCAAGACACGAACTCAAGAGCCTTACCAGCCAGCAGAAGTAGACTTGTCATCTTTTGCTAGTCTTACAAGACAACCCAAAGTAGCGACGGAGAAGTTGCCTTCTCCAGGTGTTGCTTCCGCGTCGACTTCGGCAGTGACTGGGTTTGGTGAACGggattcttcaatcttcaaCCCTAATACTAGTACGACTTCAAATCCTGATTCGATCCCAACTGGTACACCCAGCTTGTCTCAAAAGAGGTCATTGCCTAGTTTACCAGAAGGAGAGCAGTTTGTAGAAAATGTAGCAACTGAGTCAAATGCTGCTGTACGCAGCAATTCTGGTGATGTCAATCAAACGTACCAGCATCATCCACAAGCTCACCAAGGTTCTCAgcaacaataccaacatTCAAAGCAAGACAGCCACCATATGCAGCTTGGTAATAGGATCCCTTCTGCTGTAGTACCTCCCCAGAACATGAACACTAGACGAGTTCCTCTGGGAGGATTCCAAGCGCCCAATGTATACAATTCTCATATGGCATCACAAACACAACAGAATCCACATCTTCATTACCCCAAGGCTAACAGGCAGTTGCAGCAGATTAAGGGATTCCGAAGTCCAATGTATGTTCCAGCCGTGTTGCGGATGTCTACTTTGAGTACTGTATCACCTACTAATTCAAATACGTCTGGATCTAATCCCAACTCGCCTAACGAGTTGTCTACTTCTCCAAAGAATGGTACACACTACGAACACGAccatttgaacttgaacgaaCCTGCTGCTACACCTAGATCGTCCAGTAGAGCCTCTGTAAAGTCGTTTGATTCTGGAATCTCTGTAGAATCGTCGAGCTCCACAACTAACCAGCCAGGTTCGTCGCCTTTCCTCAGCTTGTTGGGCAAGAATGGAAATCCCGAGTCATACATTTTCCGCGCTCCGCCTACCAGAAAGCATTGGGTTAAAGATGAGGCCGTGTTAAAGTGTGGTATGCCCTTCTGTTCCAAAgtgttcaacttctttgaaagaagacaCCATTGTCGGAAGTGTGGAGGGATTTACTGTAAGGAGCATACGTCGCATTATCTCTATATCAATCACTTGGCACAGTTTACCACGGGAGGCAGAGGTACTTTGTCTAAGGTGTGCGATTTGTGTATTGAAGAGTATAATGACTTCATACAGCACGAGTTTGGAGTCAACATTGCACATTCGTCGTCGGAGAACTCGTCTTACCATTCTGCTGAACACATTGCTCGTACTGCTAATAGTAATACTATTAGTAATACTGTTGCTAAGGGTAGTAgtgttggtgttggtgttggttCAGCAGTAGACACAGTTGGACCCAGAAAGGATACTAGATCGTCACAGACACCCAATCCACAGTATTTGCGGAATGGTATTAACCCAGGCAAGTCTCATTTGATTGGAGTCAATGCCAATGACGAAACGAACCAAAGAAGCGAACAAGCTGTAGGCAGTGTGCCTGCCAACTGGAGTTGGAGTTCGTTCTGA